In the genome of Pseudomonas bubulae, one region contains:
- a CDS encoding NEL-type E3 ubiquitin ligase domain-containing protein, with product MPDPTPLAPLKPPPEKGLTAANRLQTIPHFTTIAEAMPPWATSLGRPTLNALKGTSPSLHPTLRTLTPAQGDTLRKTFAARWAARNDVEKDLARVVDVHGFAAPLLNNLIKRQYQLDLDVHNTFINLYIPNYLPVIGLRESGTTTWRVSLIDAALHNFELHETLPYAYLSGSGYISRPDAQGHFKQLNHITEHMPVQAFTALCRTLNLGARYKDHLTRHLGLDDHGRQLRLKNKILDSQRADLKADLTYAVMTRQIGLPLYESLDAFLIGLDNRWLTYRLTVLSLDIESPLIFMPVHQRSVVAYIPHDPLHPVKEYSSIGECMAHLTERLKSTSYQHFFSRFVAHDRLGAFLEGLKRTYWQVIPDTPIAPGATLPDALVAQTLIPIEKPAIEYLLVPIPDDLWETLYSRQLAKIFNDAKSLAVSTDAEDRKTREARLERLKGIGMALLNAAAFVIAPFVPVVGELMLLQMAWQLLDDTYEGIHDWVQGKTTEAFEHLFGVLESGIQAGFFAAGTKVLGGLLPKPSAFVQGMKPVTCNDGATRLWNPDISAYHHDLALPEHLASDELGLQYHQDKTLLTLSSGQQARHTLVLDKTESAGPYTLRHPTRPHAYGPRMQHNDEGAWLMEGERPQTWQGSILMRRLGPVAEGFSDAELEKLRIISGTDEGVLRRVHLHNEPTPPLLKDCMARLRIQKQNIEDITRIRQGRALSTRGNWLESLPTELPGWPPDKALNVFVDETLSGMAHVYGAPEALPEDSLRISQQDIKNGKLWPLIVDNFNTPQLDALLGPRATKTEAVNTLQAKVSDYARQRREDIFDHQYARERQTKNPAARLIESTFAHLPAPVTQALLETTSTLEKTTLLENGRIPLRVKNLATELEHQTRIAHAQEGLLEDDLLTPDGEKLAINTLKTYTDAIHDLHLEVRDLVVDGTLRCSHAPKDARHTRILVRKGPDAYETYDGEHALLHPASRFHGALMKALPERNSEHLKSRFAIGQNFKQWLADKYSAPGEIRTALDLPSPAACVATESETLLRGAASSRVNTTPAANPLQERVKALYPYRNNDEIALITARIDSEQALEHLRATEEEKDQLFETLDNWISAAIGVTTDNALPPNLHGLRRLIGSRIKNSWLSADKVHINKTGQAAIVAELDFSSTLFGHAGTDSLVLSRPLSHVGLLRLDDCSFSPNQGDFLTYFPNLKVLSLNANDLETLPETLDTLPHLRSLHLAHNRLTLNAGMQSQLKHLTRLQHLDLGHNPLGSPLAVGHMPELRTLVLENTRITQWPPGLFDQPRPKAFKLNLLGNEIHTVPDYPDQSAESWLIANARLERQKLDLESQDRVTQYRRALGLDPHRTYPPRGSEQSSFWLFGPPGSQVSMQELWETLEHEHGSQGFFEVIARMEIPPDVFETPSDQIAYQEGLGDLKQKVWRLIDAASNDTRMRELLFTLASSPTNCADAGAQIFNAMGLETMAHEFYNARSTPLELEKNLITLARGKARLAKIGDIARADVAQRVRPVSEGGQGLRFTSEVIDGAPGTVDEVEVHTGYQTRLSTSLELPWVPNYMVYRMTAQVGDTEFVRAYRLIHEGEAGDGLVNQILDVPFWETYLNKTYASELDANASLFEQKAEWLEQLRELQDNWVRSDTRLEQRHAGQRVELQELALKLAVPEPQVFTSEPMNDKLYYRIYSQIADERKELSRQLTRQALTKARLT from the coding sequence ATGCCCGATCCAACACCTCTTGCGCCCCTGAAACCGCCCCCTGAAAAAGGGTTAACAGCGGCGAACCGACTCCAGACCATCCCCCACTTCACGACCATTGCCGAGGCCATGCCGCCCTGGGCCACGTCCCTGGGCCGACCGACCCTGAACGCATTGAAAGGGACGTCCCCCAGCCTTCACCCAACCTTGAGGACCCTCACGCCCGCTCAGGGCGACACCTTGCGCAAAACGTTTGCAGCGCGATGGGCCGCCCGCAACGATGTTGAAAAAGACCTGGCAAGGGTCGTAGATGTTCACGGGTTTGCGGCGCCCTTGCTGAACAACCTTATTAAACGCCAATATCAGCTGGACCTGGATGTACACAACACCTTTATCAATCTGTATATCCCGAACTACCTGCCTGTCATCGGCCTGCGCGAAAGCGGTACCACGACCTGGCGCGTGTCCCTGATAGACGCGGCCCTGCACAACTTTGAACTGCATGAAACCCTGCCCTATGCCTACCTCTCAGGCTCGGGGTATATCAGCCGCCCCGATGCCCAGGGGCATTTCAAGCAGCTCAATCACATCACCGAGCACATGCCCGTGCAGGCGTTCACGGCCTTGTGCCGAACACTGAATCTGGGCGCCCGCTACAAGGACCATCTCACGCGCCATCTGGGTCTTGACGATCATGGCAGGCAGTTAAGGCTGAAAAACAAAATACTGGACAGTCAACGCGCCGACCTGAAGGCCGATCTGACCTACGCCGTGATGACCAGACAGATCGGCCTGCCCCTGTATGAGTCACTGGATGCCTTTCTCATAGGCCTGGACAACCGTTGGCTGACCTATCGCCTGACAGTGCTCTCCCTCGACATCGAAAGCCCGCTGATCTTCATGCCGGTACATCAACGATCGGTAGTTGCGTACATACCCCACGACCCCCTGCATCCGGTCAAGGAGTACTCATCGATCGGCGAGTGCATGGCGCATCTGACCGAACGCCTGAAAAGCACTTCCTACCAGCATTTCTTCAGCCGCTTCGTCGCCCACGACCGATTGGGGGCTTTTCTGGAGGGTCTTAAAAGAACCTACTGGCAGGTCATCCCCGACACCCCCATCGCACCGGGCGCAACGCTACCAGACGCACTGGTTGCGCAAACCCTGATACCGATCGAAAAACCCGCGATTGAATACCTGCTGGTGCCGATACCTGATGACCTCTGGGAAACGCTTTACAGCAGGCAACTGGCAAAAATTTTCAACGATGCCAAAAGCCTCGCCGTGTCGACCGATGCCGAAGACCGCAAAACCCGTGAGGCACGCCTTGAACGCCTGAAAGGCATTGGCATGGCACTGCTGAATGCCGCAGCCTTTGTCATCGCGCCTTTTGTACCTGTCGTCGGCGAACTGATGCTGCTGCAAATGGCCTGGCAACTGCTGGACGACACCTATGAGGGTATCCACGACTGGGTGCAAGGCAAGACCACTGAAGCATTCGAACACCTGTTCGGGGTGCTGGAGAGCGGTATCCAGGCAGGTTTTTTTGCGGCTGGCACAAAAGTGCTGGGAGGCTTGCTGCCCAAGCCATCCGCCTTTGTACAAGGCATGAAACCTGTCACCTGCAACGATGGCGCCACTCGATTGTGGAACCCTGACATCAGCGCCTACCACCACGACCTGGCCCTGCCCGAACACCTCGCGTCCGACGAACTGGGCCTGCAGTACCACCAGGACAAAACACTGCTGACCCTCAGTTCCGGGCAGCAAGCCCGACACACGCTGGTACTGGACAAGACCGAAAGCGCCGGCCCTTATACTTTGCGTCACCCGACACGGCCCCACGCCTACGGCCCCCGGATGCAGCACAACGATGAAGGCGCCTGGCTGATGGAGGGTGAGCGCCCGCAAACCTGGCAAGGCTCGATCCTTATGCGTCGGCTCGGCCCTGTCGCCGAGGGCTTCAGCGATGCCGAGCTGGAAAAGCTGCGAATTATCAGCGGCACCGATGAAGGCGTGTTGCGAAGGGTTCACCTGCATAACGAACCGACTCCGCCTCTGCTCAAAGACTGTATGGCACGACTGAGGATCCAAAAACAAAATATCGAGGACATCACCCGTATTCGCCAAGGGCGAGCCCTTTCAACCAGGGGGAACTGGCTGGAAAGCCTGCCCACCGAATTACCCGGCTGGCCGCCAGACAAAGCCCTGAATGTCTTTGTCGATGAAACCCTAAGTGGCATGGCCCATGTCTACGGTGCCCCCGAGGCACTCCCCGAGGACTCTCTCAGGATTTCTCAGCAGGACATCAAGAACGGCAAACTGTGGCCCCTGATTGTCGACAACTTCAACACGCCTCAACTCGATGCCCTGCTGGGCCCGCGCGCAACAAAGACAGAAGCCGTCAACACCCTGCAGGCCAAGGTGTCCGACTACGCCCGGCAACGACGGGAAGACATCTTCGACCATCAGTACGCCAGGGAGCGCCAGACAAAAAACCCGGCAGCGCGATTGATAGAAAGCACCTTTGCGCACCTGCCCGCCCCTGTCACCCAAGCGCTGCTTGAGACCACCAGCACGCTCGAGAAAACCACCCTCCTCGAGAATGGCAGAATCCCCCTGAGGGTAAAAAATCTGGCCACCGAGCTGGAACACCAAACCCGCATAGCTCACGCCCAGGAGGGACTGCTTGAAGATGACCTGCTGACTCCAGACGGCGAAAAACTGGCCATAAACACCCTGAAAACCTACACCGATGCGATCCACGACCTTCATCTCGAGGTGCGCGATCTGGTCGTTGACGGCACCTTGCGCTGCAGCCATGCCCCCAAGGACGCCAGGCACACCCGAATACTGGTTCGTAAAGGTCCGGACGCCTATGAGACCTACGATGGCGAGCATGCCCTGCTGCATCCAGCCTCGCGCTTTCACGGTGCGCTGATGAAGGCGCTCCCCGAACGTAACAGCGAGCACCTGAAATCCAGGTTCGCCATTGGCCAGAACTTCAAACAATGGCTGGCAGATAAGTACAGCGCCCCCGGTGAAATCCGAACGGCACTTGATCTGCCATCCCCGGCAGCTTGCGTGGCAACCGAAAGCGAAACCCTGTTGCGCGGCGCCGCCAGCAGCCGGGTCAATACCACGCCTGCAGCCAATCCCTTGCAGGAACGGGTCAAGGCCCTCTACCCCTATCGAAATAACGACGAGATAGCGTTGATCACGGCGCGAATCGACAGCGAGCAGGCCCTTGAACACCTGCGCGCCACCGAGGAGGAAAAAGACCAGCTTTTCGAGACACTGGACAACTGGATCAGCGCTGCGATCGGCGTCACCACCGACAACGCATTGCCACCCAACCTTCATGGTTTAAGGCGCCTGATAGGCTCCAGAATAAAGAACTCCTGGCTATCGGCCGACAAGGTCCATATCAACAAAACAGGACAGGCTGCCATAGTGGCCGAACTGGACTTCAGCAGCACCCTATTCGGCCATGCCGGCACCGACAGCCTGGTTTTAAGCCGCCCCCTGAGCCATGTAGGCCTGCTGAGGCTCGACGATTGCAGCTTTTCCCCAAACCAGGGCGACTTCCTGACCTACTTTCCCAATCTGAAGGTACTTTCGCTCAACGCCAACGACCTTGAAACCCTGCCCGAGACACTCGATACACTGCCGCACCTCAGGTCGCTGCACCTTGCCCATAACCGCCTGACCCTGAACGCCGGGATGCAGAGTCAGCTCAAGCACCTTACCCGTCTTCAACACCTTGATCTGGGTCACAACCCTCTTGGCAGCCCTTTGGCCGTGGGGCATATGCCCGAACTCAGGACACTCGTACTGGAGAACACCCGCATCACTCAATGGCCCCCGGGGTTGTTCGACCAGCCACGACCGAAGGCTTTCAAATTGAACCTGCTGGGCAATGAGATCCATACCGTGCCCGACTACCCCGATCAATCGGCCGAATCCTGGTTGATTGCCAATGCCCGCCTTGAACGCCAGAAGCTCGACCTGGAGAGTCAGGACCGTGTCACTCAGTATCGCCGCGCCCTTGGCCTAGACCCTCATCGCACTTATCCGCCACGAGGGTCAGAGCAAAGCTCATTCTGGTTGTTCGGCCCCCCCGGGTCACAGGTATCCATGCAGGAACTCTGGGAGACTCTAGAGCACGAGCATGGCTCACAGGGATTTTTTGAAGTCATCGCCCGAATGGAAATCCCCCCGGACGTATTTGAAACACCCTCTGACCAAATTGCCTATCAGGAAGGCCTGGGAGATTTGAAGCAGAAAGTCTGGCGCTTGATCGATGCTGCCAGTAACGACACCCGCATGCGCGAGCTACTGTTCACCCTGGCCAGTTCGCCCACCAATTGCGCCGACGCCGGCGCCCAGATATTCAATGCCATGGGCCTGGAAACCATGGCCCATGAGTTCTATAACGCCCGAAGCACACCACTGGAACTGGAAAAAAACCTGATAACGCTGGCACGCGGCAAGGCCCGGCTGGCCAAGATCGGTGACATTGCCCGGGCTGATGTGGCGCAACGTGTCAGGCCTGTGAGTGAGGGCGGCCAGGGCTTGAGGTTTACCAGCGAAGTGATCGATGGTGCGCCCGGAACGGTCGACGAAGTCGAAGTCCACACCGGCTACCAGACCCGGCTGAGCACAAGCCTCGAACTGCCCTGGGTACCCAACTACATGGTCTACAGGATGACTGCCCAGGTGGGCGATACGGAGTTTGTCAGGGCCTATCGCCTGATTCATGAGGGCGAAGCCGGTGACGGGCTGGTCAATCAGATCCTTGATGTGCCCTTCTGGGAGACCTACCTGAACAAAACTTACGCCTCGGAACTGGACGCCAACGCCAGCCTCTTCGAACAGAAGGCCGAGTGGCTCGAGCAGCTCAGGGAGCTGCAGGATAATTGGGTTCGCTCGGATACGCGCCTGGAGCAGCGCCATGCAGGGCAGCGTGTCGAGCTGCAGGAGCTCGCCCTAAAACTGGCAGTGCCTGAGCCTCAGGTATTCACCTCCGAGCCCATGAATGACAAGCTCTACTACCGGATCTACAGCCAGATCGCCGATGAACGCAAAGAGCTCAGCCGGCAGTTGACCCGTCAGGCTCTGACCAAAGCCAGGCTGACCTGA